AACTATTCACCGGAGGACGATAAATAAGCTTTTGAGCAGAAAGCCGAAAGTCCAAAGCTAAACGCCTTTATATTCCAACTGATTATTTTGAGCTTTCTGCTTTGGCCTTTCTGCTTTACGCTTTCTCCTTTCACCTTAAAAGCGTACTTTTACAGCCTCAAATAAAGCATGAAGATCATTTATCAAACCTGGTGGAAAGTATTAGCGGTAACGCTGATATTTTATACACTTATTGCCGGGTTCCTCGTTCCAGTACCTGTATTACCCATTCTGCACGAGACTATTCGCAATTTGTACTTCCACGTACCTATGTGGATAGCAATGATGTCGGTATTAACAATTTCCGTCGTCTTCAGCATTATGTATCTCAACACGGGTAAAGAAGAGTATGACCTGGCGTCGGTAGAATGTGTTAATGTAGGCTTGTTATTTTTTACACTGGGCCTGGTAACCGGCATGATGTGGGCCAGGTTTACCTGGGGCGAATTCTGGAGTGGCGATCCCAAGCAGAATAGCGCCGCGATAGCCTTCCTGTTGTATTGCGCTTACCTGGTACTCCGCAACTCGATGGATGAGGAGCAAAAACGGGCCAAAATATCCGCCATTTACAATATTTTCGCGTTCCCGGTGATGATCGTATTGATATTCATTTTACCAAGGCTGACCGATTCCCTACACCCCGGTAACGGAGGAAACCCGGCTTTCGGCAAATACGATCTTGATAACCGTATGCGTATGGTCTTTTACCCGGCAATGGCGGGTTGGGCTATCATTTCTGTCTGGATCGCAACTATCCGCTATCGTATACGTTTGATAGAGCATAAAAGAAATAACATAGACTTATAATTCTGTTGTTGTACAAATAAGTTTTTTGAACCAAATTTGAACCAATATACCTGATGAAAAAATTATTGATCCTTGTTTTATTGACCTTATCAAACATTGTTGTTTTTGCACAGGGAAAAGGCGGAACGGGTATGGCTGACGATTTTTACAAGTCGGGCAGGATATACGTCGTTATCGCAACGGTTGCCATAATTTTCATTGGTTTGGCCATTTACCTGTTCTCGATGGACAGGCGATTGAAAAAAATCGAAAAAGGGAATTAGGCAAAAAAATATGCCTGTTTGGTTTAAACACGGATTTGCGGTAATTATTCAATGGTGTAGCTAAAACACTAATAATTTTAAATTTGCAATATTGGTAATTTTAGTACCAAATTTGTGCACTTTTTTAAGAATCTTATAATTATTCAATTCTAAATTATGGCAAATAATATTCTGCTCGCCGATGAGGAAACCCATTTTTTCGGCGACGTATGCAAGAATTTTGACTACGCGGCGCAATTTACTAAACACGATGCCGGGCTATTAGATCAGATAAAATCATGTAACAGTGTCTACCGTTTTCGCTTCCCTATCCGCAAGGGTGATGGCTTTGAAGTAATAGACGCATGGCGCGTTGAGCACTCGCAGCACCAGTCGCCAACCAAGGGCGGTATCCGCTACAGCGAGATGGTGAACGAGGACGAAGTAATGGCGCTTGCGGCCCTGATGACCTATAAGTGCGCTATTGTAAACGTTCCTTTCGGTGGTGCAAAGGGCGGTATCAAGATCAATCCTAAGAATTACACAGTGCAGGAGTTGGAGAATATCACCCGGCGCTATACCGTGGAATTGATCAAGAAAAACTTTATCGGCCCAAGCATCGATGTGCCTGCACCTGATTATGGGTCGGGCGAGCGCGAGATGAGCTGGATAGCTGATACCTATGCAACCATGAACCCCGGCCAGTTAGACGCCATGGGCGCAGTAACCGGCAAACCCATTGCCCTGCACGGCATAGCCGGCCGCCGCGAGGCAACGGGCCGTGGCGTAGCTATCGCAATCCGCGAATGTGTGAGCGTGGCTGAGGATATGAAGAGGATAGGGCTCACAACAGGTATATCGGGTAAACGGGTTATTGTGCAGGGCCTTGGTAATGTAGGTTATCACTCGGCGAAATTCCTTGCCGAGTTTGGAGCTACCA
Above is a window of Mucilaginibacter ginsenosidivorans DNA encoding:
- a CDS encoding cytochrome c biogenesis protein, giving the protein MKIIYQTWWKVLAVTLIFYTLIAGFLVPVPVLPILHETIRNLYFHVPMWIAMMSVLTISVVFSIMYLNTGKEEYDLASVECVNVGLLFFTLGLVTGMMWARFTWGEFWSGDPKQNSAAIAFLLYCAYLVLRNSMDEEQKRAKISAIYNIFAFPVMIVLIFILPRLTDSLHPGNGGNPAFGKYDLDNRMRMVFYPAMAGWAIISVWIATIRYRIRLIEHKRNNIDL
- a CDS encoding CcmD family protein; the protein is MKKLLILVLLTLSNIVVFAQGKGGTGMADDFYKSGRIYVVIATVAIIFIGLAIYLFSMDRRLKKIEKGN
- a CDS encoding Glu/Leu/Phe/Val family dehydrogenase yields the protein MANNILLADEETHFFGDVCKNFDYAAQFTKHDAGLLDQIKSCNSVYRFRFPIRKGDGFEVIDAWRVEHSQHQSPTKGGIRYSEMVNEDEVMALAALMTYKCAIVNVPFGGAKGGIKINPKNYTVQELENITRRYTVELIKKNFIGPSIDVPAPDYGSGEREMSWIADTYATMNPGQLDAMGAVTGKPIALHGIAGRREATGRGVAIAIRECVSVAEDMKRIGLTTGISGKRVIVQGLGNVGYHSAKFLAEFGATIVGLCEFEGAIYNADGLDVEAVFQHRKSTGSILGYAGAAIEFKNSMEGLEQDCDILVPAALENQITDANVKNIKAKIIAEGANGPTSPDAETVFYAKGGLIIPDMYANAGGVTVSYFEWLKNLSHVAFGRMNRRFEETANTNLVNMVEGITGVALTPMQRSTIIKGASELELVNSGLEDTMIRSYHEIRETYSNTEKIDTLRTAAFVGAINKIAVSYKNLGVWP